A region from the Halomicroarcula saliterrae genome encodes:
- a CDS encoding CBS domain-containing protein, with translation MADQPVSDVMTAPVLTVAPTDRTSDVVRAMAREDIKSVVVITEECAVEGIFTATDYMELGVAAQDTSATTVGDCMTTGVETVAPTASVATAAQRMVSNDISHLPVVDSDDRVTGMVSSTDLTACLAV, from the coding sequence ATGGCGGACCAACCCGTTTCGGACGTGATGACGGCACCCGTCCTGACCGTGGCGCCGACCGACCGAACGAGCGACGTCGTCAGAGCGATGGCGCGAGAGGATATCAAATCGGTCGTCGTAATCACAGAGGAGTGCGCCGTCGAGGGCATCTTCACGGCGACCGACTACATGGAACTGGGCGTCGCCGCACAGGACACGTCGGCGACGACGGTCGGTGACTGTATGACGACCGGCGTCGAGACGGTGGCCCCGACCGCGAGCGTCGCGACGGCGGCCCAACGGATGGTCAGCAACGACATCAGCCATCTGCCCGTCGTCGACTCGGACGACCGGGTCACCGGCATGGTGAGCAGCACCGACCTGACGGCCTGTCTCGCGGTGTAG
- the trxA gene encoding thioredoxin produces MATETTPDTDAEPSDEPVAVSSADELDGLVETEDVVLVDFYADWCGPCTMLEPVVERLAEETGATVAKVDVDVNQQLASAYGVRGVPTLVLFADGTQVEEVVGVQPEGQLRSLVDSYT; encoded by the coding sequence ATGGCAACCGAGACGACACCGGACACCGACGCGGAACCGTCAGACGAACCTGTCGCTGTGTCGAGCGCCGACGAGCTCGACGGCCTCGTAGAGACCGAGGACGTGGTCCTCGTCGACTTCTACGCCGACTGGTGTGGCCCCTGCACGATGCTCGAACCCGTCGTCGAGCGACTGGCCGAAGAGACGGGGGCGACAGTCGCGAAGGTGGACGTCGACGTGAACCAGCAACTGGCGAGCGCCTACGGCGTCCGTGGGGTGCCGACACTCGTCCTGTTCGCCGATGGGACGCAGGTCGAAGAGGTCGTCGGCGTCCAGCCGGAGGGGCAACTGCGGTCTCTCGTGGACTCGTACACGTAG
- a CDS encoding helix-turn-helix domain-containing protein has translation MPDSMTEQLQQDMECEGLLECFHGLKQLDKECFQALVDADEPLTVDEIAEAVDRERSTAYRAVQRLLQTGFIQKEQINYDQGGYYHVYRPTDPSKIAGEMQRMLNDWYAKMGQLIGEFERKYEEETDAPPQVEG, from the coding sequence ATGCCAGACTCGATGACCGAACAGCTACAACAGGACATGGAGTGTGAGGGGCTGCTGGAGTGTTTTCACGGCCTCAAGCAGCTCGACAAGGAGTGCTTTCAGGCGCTCGTCGACGCCGACGAACCGCTCACCGTCGACGAGATAGCCGAAGCCGTCGACCGAGAGCGCTCGACGGCGTATCGGGCGGTCCAGCGCCTGCTCCAGACGGGCTTCATCCAGAAAGAGCAGATAAACTACGACCAGGGGGGCTACTACCACGTCTACAGGCCGACGGACCCCTCGAAAATCGCCGGGGAGATGCAGCGGATGCTCAACGACTGGTACGCCAAGATGGGACAGCTCATCGGGGAGTTCGAGCGGAAGTACGAGGAAGAGACCGACGCTCCGCCGCAAGTCGAGGGGTAG
- a CDS encoding sulfite exporter TauE/SafE family protein, with amino-acid sequence MEILGLGLAMVVLFVGFGLLIGVLFGFFGMGGSFLVTPALLVMGYPTRVAVGSGLAFVFGTSVIATLKHRDMGQVDYKLGVLMIAGTTAGIEAGKEIVLHLETLGMAGSIISVTYVVLLGGIGAFVTYEALRGGDSEGGVGHDAADGDVDADDIPAVAKKIQSYRVPPMISLRGGVSVSLWLILGVAFVTGLLSGFLGVGGGFIRMPALFYLIGVPVPIAVGTDLFEIVFSGGLGSFLYALDGGVDLSIVLPLLAGSAFGARIGSAATSIVDEDDIKVYFGLMLLGGALAVAVREIGAVYGIEMLNTVSMVLILGSALLVSGAVVYSSIAALRGESQPSSPA; translated from the coding sequence ATGGAGATACTGGGCCTCGGGCTGGCGATGGTCGTCCTGTTCGTCGGGTTCGGCCTGCTCATCGGCGTCCTCTTCGGGTTCTTCGGGATGGGCGGGTCGTTCCTGGTCACCCCGGCGCTGCTGGTGATGGGGTATCCCACCCGAGTCGCCGTCGGGAGCGGGCTCGCGTTCGTGTTCGGGACCTCCGTCATCGCGACGCTGAAACACCGTGATATGGGACAGGTGGACTACAAGCTGGGTGTGTTGATGATAGCGGGGACGACGGCCGGCATCGAAGCCGGGAAGGAGATAGTGCTCCACCTCGAGACGCTCGGGATGGCTGGCAGTATCATCAGCGTCACGTACGTCGTCTTGCTGGGCGGTATCGGTGCGTTCGTCACCTACGAGGCGCTACGAGGCGGCGATAGCGAGGGCGGTGTCGGCCACGACGCCGCGGACGGCGACGTCGACGCCGACGATATCCCGGCCGTCGCGAAAAAGATTCAGTCGTACCGTGTCCCGCCGATGATATCGCTCCGTGGGGGCGTCAGCGTGTCCCTGTGGCTGATACTGGGCGTCGCGTTCGTCACGGGGCTGCTGTCCGGGTTCCTCGGTGTCGGCGGCGGGTTCATCCGCATGCCCGCGCTGTTCTACCTCATCGGGGTCCCCGTCCCCATCGCCGTCGGGACGGACCTCTTCGAGATCGTCTTCTCGGGCGGGCTCGGGAGCTTCCTGTACGCGCTGGACGGCGGCGTCGACCTCTCCATCGTGCTCCCGCTGTTGGCGGGGAGCGCCTTCGGTGCTCGCATCGGCTCGGCCGCGACCAGCATCGTCGACGAAGACGACATCAAAGTGTACTTCGGGCTGATGTTGCTCGGTGGCGCACTGGCCGTCGCGGTCCGTGAGATAGGGGCTGTCTACGGAATCGAGATGCTGAACACGGTCAGCATGGTGCTCATCCTCGGCTCCGCGCTCCTGGTCAGCGGGGCCGTCGTCTACAGCAGCATCGCCGCCCTCCGCGGGGAGTCACAGCCGTCCTCGCCGGCCTGA
- a CDS encoding inorganic phosphate transporter produces the protein MELQLLALFVTAGIASLFMSWVIGAGSSGATPFAPAVGANAISTMKAAFVVGIFGLAGAVTQGANVSEAVGRGLVGGVSLPAVGVIVALLAGAGLMAVGIYTGYPIATAFTVTGAVIGVGMALGGTPVWGKYRQIGAVWALTPVVGGGLAYAIASVLPRSDAPEAATVPTLAALVGVVLANVEFAFLGPGGGPGSLASLGQRLLGFHGLVATVVLSGIVALAVWGVVYRDLRHDEAGGLRHVLLALGSLVAFSAGGSQVGLAVGPLLPLLDEVGALSPAVVLLGGGLGILAGSWTGAPRMIKSLAQDYSSLGPRRSIAALVPSFLIAQLAVFLGVPVSFNEIIVSAIIGSGAAVGGSDAIDPQKILLTVGAWAASFALAVTVGFGSMTAVGAL, from the coding sequence ATGGAACTACAGCTTCTCGCCCTCTTCGTGACCGCCGGTATCGCGAGCCTGTTCATGTCGTGGGTCATCGGTGCCGGCTCCAGCGGCGCGACACCCTTCGCGCCCGCCGTCGGCGCCAACGCCATCTCGACGATGAAGGCGGCCTTTGTCGTCGGTATCTTCGGGCTCGCGGGCGCGGTGACACAGGGCGCGAACGTCTCGGAGGCGGTCGGGCGCGGCCTCGTCGGCGGCGTCAGCCTCCCCGCAGTGGGCGTCATCGTCGCGCTGCTGGCCGGCGCCGGGCTCATGGCCGTCGGTATCTACACCGGCTACCCCATCGCGACGGCGTTTACCGTCACCGGTGCGGTCATCGGTGTCGGGATGGCCCTCGGCGGCACCCCCGTCTGGGGGAAGTACCGGCAAATCGGGGCCGTCTGGGCGCTGACACCGGTCGTCGGCGGCGGTCTCGCCTACGCAATCGCGAGCGTGTTGCCGCGGTCGGACGCCCCGGAAGCGGCCACTGTTCCGACGCTCGCGGCGCTGGTCGGCGTCGTGCTGGCGAACGTCGAGTTCGCGTTTCTCGGCCCCGGCGGCGGTCCGGGCTCGCTGGCAAGCCTCGGACAGCGACTGCTCGGTTTCCACGGACTCGTGGCGACAGTCGTTCTCTCCGGTATCGTCGCCCTCGCGGTGTGGGGCGTGGTGTACCGGGACCTCCGCCACGACGAGGCGGGCGGGCTCAGACACGTCCTGCTGGCGCTCGGTTCGCTGGTCGCCTTTTCGGCAGGCGGGAGTCAGGTCGGTCTGGCCGTCGGCCCGTTGCTCCCACTGCTGGACGAGGTCGGGGCGCTCTCGCCGGCGGTCGTCCTGCTGGGCGGCGGCCTCGGTATCCTCGCCGGGTCGTGGACCGGCGCGCCCCGGATGATAAAATCGCTCGCGCAGGACTACTCCTCGCTCGGGCCGCGGCGCTCTATCGCCGCGCTCGTGCCATCCTTCCTCATCGCCCAGCTCGCCGTCTTCCTCGGTGTCCCGGTGTCGTTCAACGAGATTATCGTCAGCGCCATCATCGGTAGCGGCGCTGCAGTCGGCGGCAGCGATGCAATCGACCCGCAAAAGATCCTGCTCACGGTGGGCGCCTGGGCCGCGTCGTTCGCTCTCGCGGTGACCGTCGGCTTCGGGTCGATGACAGCGGTGGGCGCGCTCTGA
- a CDS encoding DUF6691 family protein, with product MAASGDRHPLFVPLVLVGGLVFGFGLGYSHMARPEVVLNFLQFEDFGLLFVMFGGAAVTGVAFFVAPRLLDRAPLTGDRFERRLKSFDRNVLVGGGIFGVGWGLSGICPGAAYASLGIGNVTILWALAGMFLGAYLQGWWRSRATDGVDPAPTGAD from the coding sequence ATGGCGGCGTCCGGTGACCGCCACCCGCTGTTCGTCCCGCTCGTGCTGGTCGGCGGGCTCGTCTTCGGCTTCGGGCTCGGCTACAGTCACATGGCCCGCCCCGAGGTGGTGCTGAACTTCCTCCAGTTCGAGGACTTCGGCCTGCTGTTCGTGATGTTCGGCGGCGCGGCGGTGACGGGCGTCGCGTTCTTCGTCGCGCCGCGTCTGCTCGACCGGGCACCGCTCACCGGCGACCGCTTCGAGCGTCGGCTGAAGTCCTTCGACCGGAACGTGCTGGTCGGCGGCGGGATATTCGGCGTCGGCTGGGGGCTCTCGGGCATCTGTCCGGGCGCCGCCTACGCCAGCCTCGGCATCGGCAACGTGACCATCCTCTGGGCGCTCGCGGGGATGTTCCTCGGCGCGTACCTGCAGGGTTGGTGGCGGAGCCGGGCGACCGACGGCGTCGACCCCGCCCCCACGGGAGCGGACTGA
- a CDS encoding YeeE/YedE family protein: MVADPVPLQAAAELFPNGISRYAVGGLFVGLGAAVIYVGTGISAGASTFLESTLSFVSGQSRFHQYAASRDWRLVFTLGIVLGAAVYAVIYQDGAWTTDVSWWRLLLGGVFVGIGTRVGKGCTSGHGVCGVGSASKTSIAGVLAFLVTAIVTAQVVAALGVTP; the protein is encoded by the coding sequence ATGGTAGCTGACCCAGTTCCGTTACAGGCGGCCGCCGAACTGTTCCCCAACGGCATCAGCCGGTACGCCGTCGGCGGGCTGTTCGTCGGCCTCGGCGCGGCAGTCATCTACGTCGGGACCGGCATTAGCGCCGGGGCGAGCACATTCCTCGAATCGACGCTGTCGTTCGTCTCCGGCCAATCGCGGTTCCACCAGTACGCCGCCTCGCGGGACTGGCGGCTCGTGTTCACTCTCGGTATCGTCCTCGGGGCGGCGGTGTACGCGGTAATCTATCAGGACGGCGCGTGGACGACGGACGTCTCCTGGTGGCGACTCCTGTTGGGCGGCGTCTTCGTCGGCATCGGAACCCGCGTCGGGAAGGGGTGTACGTCGGGCCACGGCGTCTGTGGCGTCGGGTCGGCCTCCAAGACGTCTATCGCGGGCGTGCTGGCGTTCCTCGTCACCGCAATCGTGACGGCGCAGGTCGTCGCCGCGCTGGGGGTGACGCCGTAA
- a CDS encoding MBL fold metallo-hydrolase, whose product MNAEDFPTPDAEVELVTPERLKQRIDDGEPVTILDARMSGDYEEWHIDGENVESVNVPYFHFLDEELDSDIIADVPDDREVTVLCAKGGASEFVAGTLVERGYDVHQLEDGMNGWARIYETVEVTGYDGAGTLLQYQRPSSGCLGYLLYDDGEAAVIDPLRAFTERYLDDVAEPSSASPTSQARQDADEFGVDLKYALDTHIHADHVSGVRELDAEGVEGVIPAAAVDRGITDADELTTAADGDTFEVGDATIETVATPGHTTGMTSYLVDESLLATGDGLFVESVARPDLEEGDEGAPEAARTLYESLRERVLTLPDDTLVGGAHFSDAAVPADDGSYTAPVGQLVEEMDALTMDEDDFVETVLSDMPPRPANYEEIIATNLGQNTVDDDEAFTLELGPNNCAASRESLAGD is encoded by the coding sequence ATGAACGCTGAAGACTTCCCGACGCCGGACGCAGAAGTCGAATTGGTCACGCCCGAACGGCTGAAACAGCGCATCGACGACGGCGAACCGGTCACCATCCTCGACGCGCGCATGTCGGGGGACTACGAGGAGTGGCACATCGACGGGGAGAACGTCGAATCGGTCAACGTTCCGTACTTCCACTTCCTGGACGAGGAACTGGACTCCGATATCATCGCGGACGTTCCGGACGACCGCGAGGTCACGGTCCTCTGTGCCAAAGGCGGTGCCAGCGAGTTCGTCGCCGGCACGCTCGTGGAGCGCGGCTACGACGTCCACCAGCTCGAAGACGGGATGAACGGGTGGGCCCGCATCTACGAGACCGTCGAAGTCACCGGCTACGACGGAGCCGGAACGCTGCTGCAGTACCAGCGGCCGTCCTCCGGCTGTCTCGGCTACCTCCTCTACGACGACGGGGAGGCCGCCGTCATCGACCCGCTGCGCGCGTTCACCGAGCGTTATCTCGACGACGTCGCGGAACCGAGTTCCGCGAGCCCTACCTCGCAGGCTCGGCAGGACGCCGACGAGTTCGGTGTCGACCTGAAATACGCACTGGACACGCACATCCACGCGGACCACGTCTCCGGGGTCCGCGAACTGGACGCCGAAGGCGTCGAGGGCGTCATCCCCGCCGCGGCCGTCGACCGCGGCATCACCGACGCCGACGAGCTGACGACCGCCGCCGACGGTGACACCTTCGAGGTCGGCGACGCCACCATCGAGACCGTCGCGACGCCCGGCCACACGACCGGGATGACCTCGTATCTCGTCGACGAGAGCCTGCTCGCCACCGGCGACGGGCTGTTCGTCGAGAGCGTCGCTCGCCCCGACCTCGAAGAGGGCGACGAGGGCGCGCCCGAGGCCGCCCGAACGCTCTATGAATCACTGCGAGAGCGTGTGCTGACCCTGCCCGACGACACCCTCGTCGGTGGCGCTCACTTCAGCGACGCGGCCGTCCCCGCAGACGACGGGAGCTACACCGCTCCTGTCGGTCAGCTCGTCGAGGAGATGGACGCGCTCACGATGGACGAGGACGACTTCGTCGAGACGGTTCTGTCGGATATGCCGCCGCGACCGGCCAACTACGAGGAGATCATCGCGACCAACCTCGGACAGAACACCGTCGACGACGACGAGGCGTTCACGCTCGAACTGGGTCCCAACAACTGCGCCGCGAGCCGGGAATCGCTCGCGGGTGACTGA
- a CDS encoding sulfurtransferase TusA family protein: MSDAFDIAETLDVKGASCPMPVVKTKQAIDDLAEGSVLEVLATDSGSMSDIDGWAEGTSGVELLEQVEDGDVYKHYVEKTA, encoded by the coding sequence ATGAGTGACGCATTCGACATCGCGGAGACGCTCGACGTCAAAGGTGCATCGTGCCCAATGCCGGTCGTCAAGACCAAGCAGGCGATAGACGACCTCGCCGAGGGGTCGGTACTGGAGGTCCTCGCGACTGACAGCGGCAGCATGAGCGACATCGATGGGTGGGCCGAAGGGACTAGTGGCGTGGAACTGCTCGAACAGGTCGAAGACGGCGACGTGTACAAACACTACGTCGAGAAGACGGCCTAA
- a CDS encoding DsrE/DsrF/DrsH-like family protein → MSTDTASTGDGESMSEAQLQARIEELEEAVADLEVDDDQMKMTIVATQGTFDMAYPPLILASTAAAFGWDVVVFHTFWGLDILHEEKSQSLQLSAVGNPNMPMPNALAALPGMDRMATRMMEKRIDDNGTATIGELIELSLDQGVELQACQMTIELMDYDEDDFYDDVTVGVGAATALQHMAESDVQLLV, encoded by the coding sequence ATGAGCACAGACACAGCTTCGACCGGCGACGGCGAGTCGATGAGCGAAGCGCAGCTGCAGGCTCGCATCGAGGAACTGGAGGAGGCCGTCGCCGACTTAGAGGTCGACGACGACCAGATGAAGATGACCATCGTCGCGACGCAAGGGACGTTCGACATGGCGTATCCGCCGCTCATCCTCGCCAGCACCGCGGCCGCGTTCGGCTGGGACGTGGTCGTGTTCCACACGTTCTGGGGACTTGATATCCTCCACGAGGAGAAGTCTCAGAGCCTCCAGCTGTCGGCCGTCGGTAACCCGAACATGCCGATGCCGAACGCGCTGGCGGCGCTGCCCGGCATGGACCGGATGGCGACGCGCATGATGGAAAAGCGCATCGACGACAACGGGACGGCGACGATCGGCGAACTCATCGAGCTATCGCTGGACCAGGGCGTCGAACTGCAGGCCTGCCAGATGACCATCGAGCTGATGGACTACGACGAGGACGACTTCTACGACGACGTCACCGTCGGCGTCGGCGCCGCCACGGCGCTCCAGCACATGGCCGAGTCCGACGTCCAACTGCTCGTCTGA
- a CDS encoding MBL fold metallo-hydrolase — protein sequence MVEKITAEQLADRIDADEQFTLIDTRPGDSYGAWHVRDAANVPYDPEEGMSEARLSEVNASVDGRPVVAICGKGLTSTPFAFELDEHGYDDVSVVSGGMEEWSKLYEVVPIETTTDDLVVRQVQRRAKGCLGYIIGSKETGDAVVVDATRQTDRFKVAAQDAGLSISRALDTHVHADHISGTPALADEVGISYYLGEEAGERGVEYAHEPLSDGDVVEVGDIEIEALHTPGHTSEMMNYLVDGEVLLTGDTLFVDAVGRTELQFGEDDASRGAELLYDSLHETILGLPDDTTILPGHLAVTSDGHYETGSPGAPIEARLGGLRKELDLLGLDREAFVDQLTESAPEKPPNYETIIAINTGDETVEEGEATELELGPNNCAA from the coding sequence ATGGTCGAAAAAATCACTGCCGAACAGCTCGCGGACAGAATCGACGCCGACGAACAGTTCACGCTCATCGACACGCGTCCTGGCGACAGCTACGGGGCCTGGCATGTGCGAGATGCGGCGAACGTTCCGTACGACCCCGAGGAGGGGATGAGCGAAGCGCGACTGAGCGAGGTGAACGCATCGGTCGACGGCCGACCTGTCGTCGCTATCTGCGGGAAAGGCTTGACATCGACACCGTTCGCGTTCGAGCTCGACGAGCACGGGTACGACGATGTCTCAGTGGTCAGCGGCGGGATGGAAGAGTGGAGCAAGCTCTACGAGGTCGTCCCCATAGAGACGACTACCGACGACCTCGTGGTGCGGCAGGTCCAGCGCCGAGCAAAGGGCTGTCTGGGCTATATCATCGGCTCGAAAGAGACGGGCGACGCGGTCGTGGTCGATGCGACGAGACAGACTGACCGATTCAAAGTCGCCGCGCAGGACGCCGGGCTCTCGATTTCGCGTGCTCTCGATACACACGTCCACGCGGACCACATTTCCGGAACTCCAGCGCTCGCCGACGAGGTCGGCATCTCCTATTATCTGGGCGAAGAGGCCGGTGAACGTGGGGTCGAGTACGCGCACGAACCGCTGTCAGATGGAGACGTCGTCGAAGTCGGTGACATCGAAATCGAGGCGCTTCACACGCCGGGACACACGTCGGAGATGATGAACTACCTCGTCGACGGCGAGGTCTTGCTGACCGGTGATACGCTGTTCGTCGACGCCGTCGGGCGGACGGAACTCCAGTTCGGCGAGGACGACGCCTCGCGTGGCGCGGAACTGCTGTACGACTCGCTCCACGAGACGATACTCGGCCTCCCGGACGACACGACGATCCTGCCGGGCCACCTCGCCGTCACGAGCGACGGCCACTACGAGACCGGGTCGCCGGGTGCCCCTATCGAGGCCCGGCTCGGGGGACTCCGCAAAGAACTCGACCTCCTCGGCCTCGACCGGGAAGCGTTCGTCGACCAGCTAACTGAGAGCGCTCCCGAGAAGCCGCCGAACTACGAGACAATCATCGCCATCAACACCGGCGACGAGACTGTCGAGGAAGGGGAGGCGACGGAACTCGAACTCGGTCCGAACAACTGTGCAGCGTGA
- a CDS encoding tyrosine-type recombinase/integrase, protein MPKSADSHTRSNPSWTLLDRDGLVDAYWDAVAPAMRADGLDPETDQPTYDWLNDNGFRRFIYTLQEHHDTTVTEFWEQELGLESRGYEWAVDHEDTVDALERYLDRQQQRKSWSESTVDAHRSRLGRYVRAYAAVNETDDLISPVARESAVPAHEAVDACWATFDALDEAVARETLRRIYITVSDWYTTLVSRREAALNPTDGLDYNWSGDDAGPTSNPPLGPAHVTALFDATTETRERLLVVALCGWGLRSGEVAALHADQLVLDDDAPRIEFESRKNGPGSVALIYGQGVVEDRIRECADETDWSGYLFPSPRSASGHRTGGTIRNWFDELAHRADIPDEIGGRKPVPQMARRFWYDRYSSTVEELVEHQIQAVAEEQGSASASVVWDDYLSEDRRRELRREFMREKLSDAFDSGGT, encoded by the coding sequence ATGCCGAAATCGGCCGATTCACACACCCGGAGCAACCCCTCCTGGACGCTGCTGGACCGCGACGGGCTCGTGGACGCCTACTGGGACGCCGTCGCGCCCGCGATGCGAGCGGACGGCCTCGACCCCGAGACCGACCAGCCGACCTACGACTGGCTCAACGACAACGGCTTCCGTCGCTTCATCTACACTCTTCAGGAGCACCACGACACTACGGTCACGGAGTTCTGGGAGCAGGAGCTCGGACTCGAATCCCGGGGATACGAGTGGGCAGTCGACCACGAAGACACCGTCGACGCGCTCGAACGCTATCTCGACCGCCAGCAACAGCGCAAGTCCTGGAGCGAGTCCACCGTCGACGCCCACCGAAGTCGACTCGGCCGGTACGTCCGGGCCTACGCTGCCGTGAACGAGACCGACGACCTCATCTCTCCAGTCGCCCGGGAGTCGGCTGTCCCGGCCCACGAGGCCGTCGACGCCTGCTGGGCGACTTTCGATGCCCTGGACGAGGCGGTCGCTCGCGAGACGCTTCGCCGTATCTACATCACGGTCTCGGACTGGTACACAACGCTGGTCAGCCGGCGTGAGGCCGCACTGAACCCCACGGACGGACTGGATTACAACTGGAGCGGTGACGACGCCGGGCCGACGTCGAACCCACCGCTGGGTCCGGCCCACGTCACAGCGCTGTTCGACGCCACTACCGAGACGCGTGAGCGGCTCCTCGTCGTGGCACTCTGTGGGTGGGGACTGCGCTCCGGGGAGGTCGCCGCACTCCACGCCGACCAGCTGGTCCTCGACGACGACGCCCCCCGCATCGAGTTCGAGAGCCGCAAGAACGGTCCGGGGTCGGTCGCGCTCATCTACGGGCAGGGTGTCGTGGAAGACCGGATACGAGAGTGTGCCGACGAGACGGACTGGAGTGGCTATCTGTTCCCGTCGCCTCGGTCGGCCAGCGGCCACCGGACCGGCGGGACGATTCGGAACTGGTTCGACGAGCTCGCTCACCGAGCCGATATCCCCGACGAAATCGGCGGTCGCAAGCCAGTGCCCCAGATGGCCCGGCGGTTCTGGTACGACCGCTACTCCTCGACCGTGGAGGAACTGGTCGAACACCAGATACAGGCGGTCGCCGAGGAACAGGGCAGCGCATCGGCCAGCGTGGTCTGGGACGACTACCTCTCCGAGGACCGGCGTCGGGAGCTCCGACGAGAGTTCATGCGAGAGAAGCTCTCTGACGCCTTCGATAGCGGCGGGACCTGA
- a CDS encoding NAD-dependent epimerase/dehydratase family protein, with translation MENQRILITGGAGFIGANFANTLAADNDVVALDDGYLGTPENLNREVEFREQSVLDDDLPTDVDVVVHLAALSSYAMHEDNPTKGARVNVEGFVNTVDQARQDGCDTVVYATTSSIYGSRTNPSPEDMAVETNTGYEASKLARERYGEYFANHYDMNMAGLRFFSVYQGYGGAEEHKGEYANVIAQFADDIAQGNQPKLYGDGEQTRDFTHVSDIVRGIEQTAEHGLTGIYNLGTGERYSFNTVVEMINDELGTDVEPTYVENPIPEDVYVHDTCADSSKIREATGWEPSIDFETGIERVCQQYK, from the coding sequence ATGGAAAATCAGCGGATCCTCATCACCGGCGGAGCCGGATTCATCGGGGCGAACTTCGCGAACACGCTGGCCGCCGACAACGACGTCGTCGCGCTAGACGACGGCTACCTCGGGACGCCGGAGAATCTGAACAGAGAAGTCGAATTCAGGGAACAGAGCGTCCTCGACGACGACCTCCCGACCGACGTCGACGTGGTCGTCCACCTGGCCGCGCTGTCGTCCTACGCCATGCACGAGGACAACCCGACGAAGGGCGCCCGCGTCAACGTCGAGGGGTTCGTCAACACCGTGGACCAGGCCCGGCAGGACGGCTGTGACACCGTCGTCTACGCGACTACCTCGTCCATCTACGGGAGCCGGACGAACCCGTCGCCGGAGGACATGGCCGTCGAGACCAACACCGGCTACGAAGCGTCGAAACTGGCCCGGGAGCGGTACGGCGAGTACTTCGCCAACCACTACGACATGAACATGGCGGGGCTCAGGTTCTTCTCCGTCTATCAGGGCTACGGCGGCGCCGAGGAACACAAGGGCGAGTACGCGAACGTCATCGCGCAGTTCGCCGACGACATCGCCCAGGGGAACCAGCCGAAGCTCTACGGCGACGGCGAACAGACCCGCGATTTCACCCACGTGTCCGATATCGTCCGTGGTATCGAACAGACGGCCGAGCACGGGCTCACCGGTATCTACAACCTCGGCACCGGCGAGCGCTACAGCTTCAACACCGTCGTCGAGATGATAAACGACGAGCTGGGGACCGACGTCGAACCGACCTACGTCGAGAACCCGATTCCAGAGGACGTCTACGTCCACGATACCTGTGCGGACTCGTCGAAGATCCGCGAGGCGACGGGCTGGGAGCCCAGTATCGACTTCGAGACGGGAATAGAGCGCGTCTGCCAGCAGTACAAGTAG
- the mce gene encoding methylmalonyl-CoA epimerase, whose translation MQFDHAGLATDDVAELSQQFAALFEVDIVHEETFDGMKIAFLDFGNGYFELLEPMDSGPISRHLERNGPGIHHLAVETEDLESALARARDAGVELIDERPREGAWGHSVAFLHPRDTGGILLEFVEH comes from the coding sequence ATGCAATTCGACCACGCGGGTCTCGCGACCGACGACGTAGCGGAGTTGAGCCAGCAGTTCGCCGCGCTGTTCGAGGTCGATATCGTTCACGAGGAGACGTTCGACGGGATGAAAATCGCGTTTCTCGACTTCGGCAACGGGTACTTCGAGCTGCTCGAACCGATGGATTCGGGCCCCATCAGCCGACATCTCGAACGAAACGGCCCCGGGATCCACCATCTCGCCGTCGAGACCGAAGACCTCGAATCAGCCCTCGCGCGGGCTCGCGATGCCGGTGTCGAACTCATCGACGAACGACCCCGCGAGGGGGCGTGGGGCCACAGCGTCGCGTTCCTCCATCCGAGAGACACGGGCGGCATCCTGCTGGAGTTCGTCGAACACTGA